A genome region from Anastrepha obliqua isolate idAnaObli1 chromosome 4, idAnaObli1_1.0, whole genome shotgun sequence includes the following:
- the LOC129246223 gene encoding uncharacterized protein LOC129246223 isoform X2 produces MERVTLAMSGPSLTPFMRKMQGEVRDFPGPFEYFHTKGLEIKYPSTLGYSSFASKLPRLPPTNISRFPPIGAYDVELRKKPKQAARPFNVGSKYADDKKLLTPSPADYAFSKPATSLKICSAFGCKRIFWPAVAIICTPINTAKCSKCNRTPIGDYFHQFQLNLDMCRRCMKKQLRILKHCATDLFYRARMRQELNLYQPVRYCGFFHDHQGTTAAIQHMPTSILKYKIKTENYLSKYIYKKI; encoded by the exons ATGGAGCGTGTAACGCTCGCTATGTCTGGCCCGAGTTTAACGCCATTTATGCGCAAAATGCAGGGCGAAGTACGTGACTTTCCTGGTCCTTTCGAATATTTTCACACGAAAGGTTTGGAAATAAAA TATCCATCTACACTGGGCTATTCATCTTTTGCAAGCAAACTGCCACGCCTGCCGCCCACTAATATATCACGTTTTCCGCCAATTGGTGCTTACGACGTCGAACTGCGGAAAAAACCCAAACAAGCGGCGCGTCCATTCAATGTGGGATCCAAGTATGCTGACGATAAGAAACTCCTGACGCCAAG CCCAGCTGATTATGCATTTAGCAAACCGGCGACCAGTTTGAAGATATGCTCCGCTTTCGGTTGCAAGCGCATTTTTTGGCCTGCAGTCGCCATTATTTGCACACCCATAAATACGGCCAAATGCTCAAAGTGCAATAGAACTCCCATCGGTGATTATTTCCATCAATTCCAATTGAATTTGGATATGTGCCGACGTTGCATGAAGAAACAGTTGCGCATACTGAAACACTGTGCCACCGATTTGTTCTATCGTGCACGCATGCGGCAGGAATTAAATCTGTACCAGCCGGTGAGATATTGCGGCTTCTTCCACGATCATCAGGGCACTACGGCAGCGATTCAACATATGCCCACATCAATTctgaagtataaaataaaaacggaaAATTATCTctctaaatacatatataaaaaaatataa
- the LOC129246223 gene encoding uncharacterized protein LOC129246223 isoform X1, whose product MEGFVYVVNPPEIPRVAFGSGMERVTLAMSGPSLTPFMRKMQGEVRDFPGPFEYFHTKGLEIKYPSTLGYSSFASKLPRLPPTNISRFPPIGAYDVELRKKPKQAARPFNVGSKYADDKKLLTPSPADYAFSKPATSLKICSAFGCKRIFWPAVAIICTPINTAKCSKCNRTPIGDYFHQFQLNLDMCRRCMKKQLRILKHCATDLFYRARMRQELNLYQPVRYCGFFHDHQGTTAAIQHMPTSILKYKIKTENYLSKYIYKKI is encoded by the exons GCTTCGTTTATGTGGTAAACCCGCCAGAAATTCCACGTGTTGCCTTCGGCTCGGGCATGGAGCGTGTAACGCTCGCTATGTCTGGCCCGAGTTTAACGCCATTTATGCGCAAAATGCAGGGCGAAGTACGTGACTTTCCTGGTCCTTTCGAATATTTTCACACGAAAGGTTTGGAAATAAAA TATCCATCTACACTGGGCTATTCATCTTTTGCAAGCAAACTGCCACGCCTGCCGCCCACTAATATATCACGTTTTCCGCCAATTGGTGCTTACGACGTCGAACTGCGGAAAAAACCCAAACAAGCGGCGCGTCCATTCAATGTGGGATCCAAGTATGCTGACGATAAGAAACTCCTGACGCCAAG CCCAGCTGATTATGCATTTAGCAAACCGGCGACCAGTTTGAAGATATGCTCCGCTTTCGGTTGCAAGCGCATTTTTTGGCCTGCAGTCGCCATTATTTGCACACCCATAAATACGGCCAAATGCTCAAAGTGCAATAGAACTCCCATCGGTGATTATTTCCATCAATTCCAATTGAATTTGGATATGTGCCGACGTTGCATGAAGAAACAGTTGCGCATACTGAAACACTGTGCCACCGATTTGTTCTATCGTGCACGCATGCGGCAGGAATTAAATCTGTACCAGCCGGTGAGATATTGCGGCTTCTTCCACGATCATCAGGGCACTACGGCAGCGATTCAACATATGCCCACATCAATTctgaagtataaaataaaaacggaaAATTATCTctctaaatacatatataaaaaaatataa